The genomic DNA TTCTCTCCACCCGGGGCCACTGCATCCCccaccagacacaaaaggcctcCAGTTGGGATTTTAGTGTATTAAatcaaggacttttttttttttttaacttagagaaAAGTTAAAACACCAGAAACAAGAACATCACCAGAAACAAGAACATCTTGTGACAACACCAGAAACAAGAACATCTCTCTGGCCAGCCTGTGCTGACCAGTATACAGTAAATCACACACAGAAAAGCAGAAGTCATTCCGGTCGGTGTCTGCATTTGTAGAAGCTCTGCTGCCTGGAAAACAGACTGCAAATAAATAAAGTGCATGGAGACCCTGTCACACAGCAAGGACCCCgttggggagagaagagaaagggagggaggtggaggagcAGCAGGCGGGGCTACCACTTCAGGCCGCAGAAGTGAAAAAGCAGGGACAGGAGCAGATGCTGAGGACtcagccctgcccctccccaacCAGCCCCTCTAGGCCAATACAGCCACAGCAGAAGCTACTGGGGGTGGGCAGACGTGGACTTCCGTGCCCCTCTTACGGGGTGGGGCTCCCTGAAGTGGGAGGGGGATCTCTGAGGGCAGGGTCCCCTGCAGCTCCGACATGCATTTCTTCCAGTAGAGAAGCAGCTTCCAGGGTCCCAAGCCGAGCCCCTTGCACGGGGAGGGATCAGGCATCCCCCGACTCCCACACGTGCACTCAGAGAATAGCTTTCCTCCACCCTTCCTCACTGGCCCAGGAAGAGGCTGGAGCTGGGGATCCAGTCACCCAGAGGGTGACACCAGGGTTTGAAAGGGCCACATCTGTGCATCAGACACCAGGAGGCCCCTCATTTCTCTCCTCCAGCCCTGTGTCACTCTTGTCCCACGAAGGCTGACCCCCAGAGATCTGTAAGGGGGACTAGCAGGCTGACAGGCCCCCAGAGGGGATCCAGGGTGGACAGGGTAGAGGTGGATGAGAGGGGCCAGCAGGGTCAGGGGTTCCCAGAAGACTTAGCACAAGGAGGCACGCCATCAGGCCCTAGCTGTGGGAAACTGCAGGGGGCACGAGGCAGCCACCATCCAGCCTCTTCTggggtgaggcaggtggacagCTTCATTCAGAACCTGGGTCCAGCGGGCAGCTGAGGAGGGTACATGGTAGGTGGCTGGGCCACTGTGTCCCTGGAGCTGGCTAGACTGCTGGAGTTTTCAGTCCCAGGAACTGGGAACGTGGACCCCGGGGTACCAGTGCAAGAGATGCAGAAATGGGGATAGAAGGTGAGGGCAAGGGTCTCTTCCTGGCTCCCCTCTGGGCTGCTGCTGACCATTGTGGTACACCAGTTAGCAGCACACCAGGGGGCCCCCAGGATCAATCCAAGCTGTGAGGATGAGATTCtcctgtgtgatcctgggcatggtgggtcaagCTTCAGGAGAGAGAATTGGGGTCATGCCATGAGTCTCAGCCCAGGCCCACCCCTGGTTTATCCCTTCTCACCTCCTGGTTATGTCGTGTCTCCAGGagccacaccaccaccaccacctccactcGGCCACCAAACTGGGAGGCTTGTGCCACTTCACTGCTGAGGAGCCCTTGGTGAAGCtccaggtggggtggggaagcTAGGTTCTGTGGGGGAGAGCCTGGCTATCCAGGGGTCCTGGGGCCCATGTCTCCAGTCTCCCATCTCAGCTGGCTGTCCTGATCTTCCCTGTTACCTTCCATACTGCTCCAAGGAAAGCTAGATCCCCAGATTCCCTCCCCCGGGTCTCTGTCTCCCTTGGTGCCCTAGGAGCCCTAtgcttcctctctgcttccccctccctcctcccaccatgcCAGGTCTTGGAGAAGActggggaggggtgtgggggcCTGCAGGCCCAGGGGCACACTCAATTCCTCCTCCTATCTGCATGTCCAGGGCAAATCCCCCACCTCCCCGAAGCCTCGGTTTCCTCTGTCATTAGGAGGGGAAAATGTACTCCTTCACAGTGCTGCTAGCAGATTTCAGTTCCCAGGGAACTCGGGCCTCCCTTCCCGAGCCAGGACCGGATCACTGGGCACCCCCACCCCATGAGCCTTTGTCCGTGCTGTGCCTCTCCTAGGAAggcccttcctctcctcctgttCAGGCCCTTCACTCGGCCTCTGCCCAGGCAGGTCCAGGGCCAGCGGTGCCCCCAGGCAAGGCCAGAGAAGGGGCAGGTCACGGTCTACAAACGCCAATGcctgcaagagaaagaaaaagacagatgggGACCTGAGTTGCCTGGCCACCAGAGAGGTCTTTGCTTCCCCCAGGAATGGCGTCCTCTGCAAGCCCCTCCTCCATCTGCTCTGTCCAGCCCAGGCTGAGAGCTGCTGTGTGCGCAGGGAGGTCTCCTTTTCCCAGATCACTTCAGTACACAGTGGGCTTCTCAGGGCCGTCTGGGGCCAGAGGATGGGACTCTGGCCCCGGGAGGGCTTTGCTAGGGGCCTTAGGGAGCACGGGCTGACATGGCGGAAGAGCAAGACTGTGGGGGAGGGGACGGTAGGAATGAGTTTCTCCCACTCTTCCCTGTTTCCAAATGCAGAGCTTGGAGGGTGCCctcagggaggggcaggggagcaCAAGGGAcagcaggagcaggcacagaCCAGTCCTCTGGCCCCAAAGACAGGACAGAAGGCAGTACAGCCAAGGGCTGTGCAGGAGCTGAAGAGAGCCCCAGGGCTGACGGCTAAGAGAACAGACGTGGGGCTTGTCCTAGAAGAGAACCGATCTCCCTATGCCCACCGAATTGTGGGAGGAGAAGGGTGGGGACATTGTTGCTCTTCTAGGTCCTTCCCTGGGCCGCCCTCTGCCCATTCCCCTCCATTCCCCAGGGTTCAGGGCATACTCTCCAGGCCTGTGCGGAAAGGGAGGCGGGCACTCGGGAATGGGTGGGAGGCGGCCGCCCCTCACCCTATCCTGGAATCGTGacgggggaggaggggagagccTGCGGCTGCCTTTCCTTTTTCCCAGCCGGGCTGCACAGCTCTTCGGGCTGGTTTGCGCCAGTACCTTCCACATTTCCCCTGGACCGCCAAGGCGCCCCGACATCTGGAGGGCAGAGccaccgcccctcccccattccaaCCTGTCGCCTCCTACCTTTCTGCTCGGGGCCTGGAAAGTCAAGTCGCCGCAGCAGAATTCCCTCCTTCCGGTTTCCCCCTCTTTGGCCAATATGAGGCAACAGGTCGGCCGAGCCCAGGTAGTTTCTGGAGCCCGATGGCAGGGGCCTGTTCAGTGCGTTTCTGCGCGATCCGGTACCCCCGGGCTGAAACCGGGGCTGGGCccggggccagggccagggctgggcGGTAGCGCCGGGGCGGCGGAGGTCTAGAGTCCAGGGGCCCGGGCCGCCCCGCCCCCGACCCCCGCCGCGGCCCAGCTGTCCTTCATGCCTGGGACCCGGCGGGGGGCGGGCGGGGACAAGGGCGCCCCTCCAGCCGGGCCTCTGCCGCCGCTCACTCAATCCGCACCTGCAGGCGGACGTTGAGCATCACCGAGGCCACGATGTAAAAGTAGGGGAAGTTCATGCGCAGCCGCCAGGCCAGGTCGAAGAAGGTGAGCAACGTGCGCGTGAGCCCCCTGCAGAAGGCGCCGTACGAGCCGCTGGCCGCCGCCGAGCGCGACAGACGCACCGCCAGGCCAGacagggccgccgccgccgccgccgccgacaGAACCGCGGACGCCGCCATGGGCCCGGGCCCCGCGCAGGCCCAGACGACCGACTGACCGGCACGAGCGCGAGCCTCAAGGTGGCCAGACCCGACCACTAGCGCGCCCCACCGGCCGCAGGGCACCTTGTCCGCCCCGCCCTCTCCCCGCCCTCGGGTTGCCCAGACCAAGCCGGGCTCTGGCGGCCGCACTCTCGGCCCCTCCTTCTCGAGCCCGCACAGCTCCGCCCCACCCACACCCACTCACTGCGGGCCCCGCCCCCAACATAGCTCCGCCCCTAGCGTAGCCACGCCCCCAGCGGGAGCCTCAGAGAGGCCTTCGGCGCCGCGGCCCCGCCTACTTGACACGCCCCTCCGATTTAGCTCCGCCCCCCGTTCCCCGTCCCGCCCACACTGCCCCGCCTCTTTCCGAGCACCTCTGGAGGCAGGAGCGGATTGAAGGGTGGATGGAGCTGCCAGGGATCCTTTTGACAGTATCTCTTAGGTGGGGCTGGAGTGGAGGAGGACAATCTGGAAGACAGATCTACACAATCTAGATTAATCCCTTTCTCTTCTTAATCCATTGTTTGCCCTGGTGGCTACACAAGGTTGTCTTGGGTTTTCATTTGCTCTTGCTTatggcctttttgttttttgttgccgGTGTGCTTAAAAGCCCTTTCGTGGTTTCATTTATTAAACGTAAACCAACCCAAACCCAGTAGCGTTTTTTCCAGACTGTTTAATGAAGTAGGGGAAATGCTCACATTTCGTCATGgtcatgactttttaaaaacagtctaCAAGAAGTAGATTCACCCGACTCCATCCCAGTTTTCACAAGAAATATTGACGTGGGTATTGAAGAACTCTCAAAATACCTGTTCGCCGTCACACTTGATCATCTCTATGGTATCCCACGTAACTGTTTAAGGAACACAGAGGATTCATATACATTGATTGGGCAATAGTCCTTCCTACATggtggagtaaaaaaaaaaaaaaagccagttccAGAACCACTAGGTTATTGTGTAGACATCACGATTTTTCAACAACACAACACATCCATGCATGGTATACAGGCATCAAAAAATGCCAGGgcaggaggccgggcacagtttttcttttctttttttccctatctTCCAGGctcacaatctctgctcactccaaatccgcctcccaggttcaagtgattctcttgcctcagcctcctgagtagctgggaccacaggcatgatgccaagcctggctaatttttgtattttttagtagagacagtgtttcacaatgttggccaggctggtctggagctcctgacctcaggtgatccgcttgcctcagcctcccaaagtgctggcattataggtgtgagccgctgtgccccaGCAGGGCATGGTTTTTCCTGCctgcaatttcagcactttggtaggccgagatgggaggatcacttaaggctgggcctaggcaacatagcaagatccttgtctctacaaaaaataaaatatattagtggCATGTGGTAGcacttacctgtagtcccagctactcaggagcctgaggtgggaggttcacttgagcccaggagtttgatgttactgtgagctatgatcctgccactgtatgATGGAGTGAGATGGAGTGAGACTGCCTCtactacagaaagaaaaaagccagggcAGATATATCAAATGGCTCTATATTGTTCTGGTTAAGACAATAGGAAGATTTACATCTTTTACTTTGCTATACGTGTATGTATACCCAaatgtatatctatacatattcCTTGTAtaatatgataaaaaataattaatatttgaaaaagaaagggaCTCAGAAATATAGACTTAAGCCACATAGAAACCCTTTGTTCCAGACTGGGTTGAACCCCATTTATTTGCAGATTCTATTGCTTCCAATCATTTCTGAAACCCCTCCTTGGCctcatctcatttgttttttaacattttgtttgtaAATATAGACTCATGggaaatttcaaaaatagtaCCAAAAAGGACCTTGTATCTTTTATCCAGCTTCCCTCAACAGTAACATTTTTTATTGATGTAATATAATATCAAAATCAGGAACTGAAATTGATACATTACTATTTACCAGACTACATGCCTGATTTCgcttgtaatattttttaaacctgcATTAATGTTTGAGTGTGTGCACGTATACTCCTAACAGTTTTACACCACGTAAAGATTTGTGTGACCACAACTACaatgaagatacaaaaatattcCATCAACCAAAAAAACTTCTTTAGGTTACCTCTTTGCACTCACATTCAGGAGTGACTGCTAGTGGTATTGTGAGTTTTATTACATGTTAAATATTTGGTTTCCATGCGtttattgttagtatatagaactgcaactaatattttaattacattattaATCTTGAGATAATTGTATATTGACATGCAATTTTGGGAAAAAACGCAGAGAGATCCCATGTACCCTTTAACCAGTTCCGCTGGTTAATATCTCTCAAGAGAGATCCCATGTACCCTTTAACCAGTTCCACTGGTTAATACAGAATTCCCTCatgctgccctttttttttttttttaccaagtcTGCTTCCATCCCACTCTCCCTCCTTAATGACTGGCAACTCCACTAATGTGTTGTCTACTTCtacaattttgtcatttcaaaaatgttaaacaaaTGGAATTGTATGACATTGTAACATTtgggaattgatttttttcactcaatatCATTCTTTAGAGAGTCACCCAAGTTGTTGGGGGCTTGAAGTGTCAacagttcttaatttctttttgctGCTGATTAGTATTCCTTAGTATGGCTGTACCACAGTTTAACCATTCACCCAGGGTTATTCCCAGTTTTGGCTATtagaaataaagctgctatgaatattgaTTTACAGCT from Saimiri boliviensis isolate mSaiBol1 chromosome X, mSaiBol1.pri, whole genome shotgun sequence includes the following:
- the SMIM10L2A gene encoding small integral membrane protein 10-like protein 2A; translated protein: MAASAVLSAAAAAAALSGLAVRLSRSAAASGSYGAFCRGLTRTLLTFFDLAWRLRMNFPYFYIVASVMLNVRLQVRIE